The following are encoded in a window of Dysidea avara chromosome 4, odDysAvar1.4, whole genome shotgun sequence genomic DNA:
- the LOC136252572 gene encoding uncharacterized protein isoform X1 encodes MVVHVRISMRNTCVVMKILLCIGVHYCSDVTLYTTGYSALETVPALHDKVPKMSQLIKVVVPRVTTVGKRLPTVWRLNQTLTKKQHPDEPEDSRIEVFDHWLSSNDGIQPKTWSVPLKTIKEHTQLTASSVYFTGLCKQNISSLYTE; translated from the exons ATGGTGGTACATGTACGTATCAGCATGAGGAATACTTGTGTTGTGATGAAAATACTACTGTGTATTGGAGTTCACTATTGTTCAGATGTAACACTATATACAACAG GCTATTCAGCATTAGAAACTGTTCCTGCTCTCCACGATAAAG TGCCTAAAATGTCTCAGTTGATCAAAGTGGTAGTTCCAAGGGTCACCACTGTTGGAAAAAGGTTGCCTACTGTTTGGAGGTTGAATCAAACACTTACAAAGAAGCAGCATCCCGATGAGCCAGAGGATTCACGCATAGAAGTATTTGATCACTGGCTATCTTCAAATGATGGTATACAACCCAAAACTTGGAGTGTACCGCTTAAGACCATCAAAGAACATACACAGCTTACAGCATCAA GTGTCTATTTTACAGGTCTTTGCAAGCAGAACATTAGTTCGTTATATACTGAATAA
- the LOC136252572 gene encoding uncharacterized protein isoform X2: protein MVVHVRISMRNTCVVMKILLCIGVHYCSDVTLYTTGYSALETVPALHDKVPKMSQLIKVVVPRVTTVGKRLPTVWRLNQTLTKKQHPDEPEDSRIEVFDHWLSSNDGIQPKTWSVPLKTIKEHTQLTASSEEIEKELEKLSLQAEH from the exons ATGGTGGTACATGTACGTATCAGCATGAGGAATACTTGTGTTGTGATGAAAATACTACTGTGTATTGGAGTTCACTATTGTTCAGATGTAACACTATATACAACAG GCTATTCAGCATTAGAAACTGTTCCTGCTCTCCACGATAAAG TGCCTAAAATGTCTCAGTTGATCAAAGTGGTAGTTCCAAGGGTCACCACTGTTGGAAAAAGGTTGCCTACTGTTTGGAGGTTGAATCAAACACTTACAAAGAAGCAGCATCCCGATGAGCCAGAGGATTCACGCATAGAAGTATTTGATCACTGGCTATCTTCAAATGATGGTATACAACCCAAAACTTGGAGTGTACCGCTTAAGACCATCAAAGAACATACACAGCTTACAGCATCAAGTGAGGAAATTGAAAAAGAATTGGAAAAATT GTCTTTGCAAGCAGAACATTAG